The Argentina anserina chromosome 5, drPotAnse1.1, whole genome shotgun sequence genome includes the window GACATCTTTCAGTTCATGAGCGTCAGTACGTCAATTCTTATAAAtgggaagaaaaaaattaattaagtgaGTTTTTCagttaaaagtaaaaatatgatCAGGTAAAAGAAGAAGTACGTAGAGGTAAAAATCACTTTAGAACTTGAAGTATAGGGCCCACCATTTTGGCCTAACcgcgtatatatatagttttgaaGATAATGATTTTGTTAAGTCTGGAGTCTGGACTCGAAAGCAGCAGAGACTCCCATGACTTGTACGGCCTTCAATCTCACCCCGAGCCCCCTTTTCCGTTCAACGACGACCCAAATCCGAAACCCACACCCGACCTACCATTACGGTTTCACCCGCAAGCTGAAACGATGCCGTTTCATCCCCAAGGCCACCTCCTTGGAGCTCCCGCTGCTCCCCTTCCCCTTGACCGAGGCCAGCAAcattctcttcaatctcactTATCGCTTTGTACTTTTTACTTGTGGAGTAATTCATCTATTCTGCTGCGTTGACTAATTTACTGTACCCATTTTCAGGTTCTGGTTCCATCCGAGAGTAAAACACTGCATTTGTATGAAGCAAGATATCTTGCTCTACTCGAGGAGGTACTAGCTTCAAATTTTGGTCATTTTTAAACATTTGTAGTGCAATTGGGGGTTATCTTGTATCAGTCACGCTAACAATGTTAAATTCAACGTATTGTGGTTCAGTCATTGTCGAATTGCAAGAAGTTCTTTGTTCATTTTGTGCTGGATCCTATtatcattgatgattcattgGAAGAAGCATCATTTGCAGCCCGGAATGGTTGTTTGGTCTATATTGAAAATGTAAGCTTCCcgcattttcttttctgttgAAGAGtttccgagtttctattatgaACTAATATCAGTTCCAGTATTCTGCAGGTTGAGAGATTAGAATTGGGAGCATTAGTCTCTATAAGAGGGATTGGACGTGTAAAGATTATCAAATTTGTGCAGGTGAGTAACAAGGGATGGGGGCTGGTCTGTCATAAAGTTACTCGTATGTATAATTCTTCTGTTACAATGCGAAGAGTCATACAAGAGATGATTTACacattggtttttttttttgttttcttattgAAGATCCTCAAATGAGCACCTATTTCTCATATCAGTCGTATGTTACAGATAAAATTTGGACAAGTGAGATGCATGTCAGTGCGTCTCAACATTTCACTTATGGGCAGACTTCATTTATAAACCTTAATTTGTGTATACAGTGAAGAACTTCCCATATTAGTGGTTTCCACATATATGAGTGATTATTCATTTTGATATTAGATAGTACTTTTGGTTATATCAAATTTATTGGTGACTTGTTTTTGATAGTTCAATTACTTCAATAACTTATCAGGAATCTGGTGTTTTGATCATGAATCTTGAAACCTAGGTATATAAATTTAATACTTATattgaaaacaaattaaagtgTTAGGATATCTGACAGCACCTAGCCAGTTTTCTATTTTGTCTGATGGACCAAAGAGAAGGCATATGATTTTTCTGTATTCCTGCTCACATCCCCGTTACCCCTGTTTATTGGGAGTAATATCTTTGATTCTTCTTTTCACCGATCTCTTATGTTCTTGTGGCTTACTCTAATGATTCATAAATGTGGGATTGCACTTTGTTTTGCAGGGAGATCCGTATTTGAAAGGTGTTGTCATACCCGTGCAGGACAGGGTACCTGACAGCGTAAGCAGATTAAGCCCCAAAGTTATGCAAGTAAAAGAGGCTCTGTGTAGTTTAAATAGTTTGGAAATCAAACTAAAGGTGCAATCTCGTCATTCTTGAATCATGACTTTCAGAGGTCTTAatgcttttttttatttggtataGTAATAAAATGCTAAGAGGCAAAGTCAAAGTGGAGCGTGGTTAGCAGAAAAAGCTTCTAATCGATATATGGCCGATTTATTCTAACATTTTGTTGGAAGATCGATCTTATCATTGCTCAATTCATTTCAAGTTCCACATTATGGTTCTCTCACCAAACATTATATTCCATTTTGGCTTATTCATTAAATCATCTCTCTAGCAAGCATTATTGCATCTATGTTGTGAAAGTACCTTAATGTTTCTCTCTAGCAAGCATTATATACTGctcatattattatttttcactAGGCTCCAAAGGACGCACCTTTACAGACTGAAATTGCCAACTCTCTGATGTGGGTGGAAAAGGAACTACAAGTGGACTATGATTTAGCTTTCTTTCCGTCCTTGGCTGAGCGTGTTTCCTTTGCGGCACTTCAACCCGTGTCAGGTAGTTTCCCCTGtacatgttgatttctgatACAGTGTCTAGAAAGTTATAGTTCCTCGATTTTACTGCCCCGCGCCGGGGGGTAAAAAATTCTTGATGGAAGCTACATGCATCACATTTTGGCTTGACCATTTTCTTATTTCCTATATGGCTTGTGGATGGTCTTTTATTTCGTATTTATTAAGGATCAAGTTGTAGGGGTCATTTTTCGTATAATGCGAAACATTTATaaacaattttttcttttctttaaattttCTTAGAATTTAAAgcatttcattttcaattttctaatttttcgtttgagttcTTCAAAATGGGGTCAAGATAATGACTCTATTTTAAATACAAATACAGATCtgcctttctttcttctttttttaacatCTGTAACCTGGTGCAGAACTAGAATGGTGTTGGTTTCTTTTCTACTGTGCCTTAGTATCTGCAAGTTTGTTTCATCTCCTTTGAGTTTTGGTTTGGCGTCTTTGCACCTGTTTTCTGGGATTGTCAGTTCCGTATTTCACAGCGTTTACATGCTGAAACATCTGGActtattttgttaaaatttgggCATATAAGTTTTCAAGTTTGAGGCTTTCAATGAGAGTGCAAAAGTAGTGATCTTGCTCTGCAATAGCACCAAGTTTCCGACAGTGACCTTAGTAAAAACTCTTCTGTTGCAAGTCGGTCACATATATGCATTAGCATGCTACGATAGTTATATTAACTCGGCTGTAATGTCTGTGGTGAAAATCTCAACTAGGATGTCAAAGTCGACCACTTATCCATGCGTTTGTGACTCCATTATCTGTTCTTATAAGGTGGTGCAAAACACCCAAAAATGTGTTCAATCATGCAAGTTACTCCAAAAGTTCTTACTCGGAGTCCTGTAGTCCAAGTTGGAGTATTGGGTTGTTCTCCGCCCGTGCATGGCATGTATGAACCTTATTAGGCCCACATTTATCATTTATCTTTATACAAGATCTGTTGTGGTAGCTGGTTGAAAGGATTATGTAAAATGAAGCATATCATATGTGCAGGTGGTCACAACCTTCCTTGATAATTTTTAGGAACTTCACATTTGTACAATAGCTTATAAAGTGCCGAGGTTATTTCTAGACTTCTATGACCAACAGATAGGAAGGGATGTTGATTGTATTTCAATACACCACCAGAGACTCTGGTATAGGGATGTAGAAGCTGATCCTGTAAAAAATCGTACTATTTGTGCATTTCCTCATCTAGTTTAAATTCACTGTGGTTTCCTTATGCCGCAGGATCAAGTCAATCGGAACTTCTTAAACTGCAGCAAGAAAAACTAAAGGCAATGGAGCTGAAAGACACAATGCATAGGCTAGATAATTCATTGCAATTCATCAAAGATAATATCTCCATGGTTGCAGCCAAGCTTGCTATACAATCAGTGGAGATGAAGTGAGTTGTGTCAGGGGTTGAATCATGGAACTCCATTGAGTGTGGCAAGTGGCTACGGACATTCCATTTAGCTGTGATTATCGTTAAACTGTCCGATTAGGGTAGCTGAAGTAAGTATATATCTCCTTGTATGGTTATacattttcctttctttttttgtaaaaagagTTCTAATGCGCCTACCCTAAGTATTTTAATTAATGAAGCCATAGAATACACTAGCTATACTAATTGTACTACGAACAAACATCATAACAAATACTAGTGCGACTTTTTCATTTGTATTgctacaaaacaaaaaaacataaaacataaaacaaaaaacaaaatcatatttAGTGACCTTTTGTTTTATCTTAACACTTAAGTCCCctttttaaccaaaaaaagatTCTATTTTCACTTCCAAAATTGCTTGTTTACAAAAACGGATTTTACTATGAGTGAAGGTAGCGCAAATTAAATATAACTTTTTTTATTGAAGGAAAGGACAAGAACAGGGGCAGATCTAAGATGTAAAATGTGGTAGGGGCTTGCTCGAAATTTTTTTTACGGGTAATTTTGCTCTCTAAAATATAGAAAtacattttaaataaaaaaattgtactTAAAAGAAATAATAGGAGAACaacatgagaaaaaaaaaaagcaaaaattttcagaaattttTGAGAAAAACTAATGAATAACATTATAAAATAAAGGAacataagaaaaaatagagaaaaagaaaaagaaaaaatgggtaacaaaataaccaaaattgaaaataaggaGAAATAAGCATGTAAAACAATATAAAAATAGCACAAAATTCATTCAACTAGGGAAGTGGTGGGGAAGATAAAAACAGCAAACCAACTGAACCAGACATCATGTTGTTTATATGTGTTGGGGTAgttaaatatataagaaaaacttgcAAGGGCTCCAGCCCATGCAAGCCTTGAGCTGAATCCGCCCATGGACAAGAAGTATTTTATTAATTGAAGAAACATGAGGCCTTTGGTACACAAAGCCATCTACATAGATTTACTAGAATCTTCTAGCTTCATCAGTATCTCGGCAGCTGCGGACGAGTCAAATTTCTAATCTAATGAATTTCATTAGTGATTTGTTGAGAATTGAAATTCAGATGGGATTGAATTGAAATTGGTTACATGAAATTTGGAATACAAAATCGAACAAAACTACAAAGACCCAAGAACTGTGACATATTAACATAAAATAGTTTGACGATGTTTTGATAAGCAATGAAGATTTATGGgtagttgtttttttttgaaatctttTATTTATAAAGTATGAAGGAgattttaataattaatttttttaaattactaaaaaaattcgtaatttattaaatttcacaaaattaaatctaatatataaaaaatattatcgcaatctaaaaacaaatttaaaaacaaaaccgcCCAAAAAAGTGTAGgagaataaaaaattataaacttTAGACAAActagtaaaaataaaataaatagtaaaatgttccgggagaattactattatacccttgtgtgtgtcttagcctaataggtttcctattatgagatagattagcatctccgtaatagattaggactccgaatcctacagaattgtggttttgtaatgcctatatataggcccccatatcattcaataatacacaattatttcatcctgaaacacgttatcagcacgttgctctaaaaccctgaacttttagagccctagaaatttttttctcttctccaccgccggccacCGTCGTCTCTGGCCTCCGATATCTTCCCGTCGACGttcctcgtcggcgcagcccctgctcgtCGTCGctgcagcccccccccccccccgctgcTACCCCTGCATCCCCGCGCGCAGCTCCCGCacgctgccctgccctgcagcccccgcatcgcagcccctgcaaGCACGCACGCAGCCAGCCCcacagccccgcacgcagattCTGTACTGCAGCCCTTGcgacccccctgctgccctgcagcccctgcacgcagcctccgcagccccgcagggtctcttccgcattcgctccgcaaaaatatctttttgccccgcaagaccccgcatcagaggattcaaaattgctcctcccgcatatatacgcaaggaacgcgaactgcacaagcaaactctttgctcaagagaagctattcccgtcttctctacccttttgggcctatggcctGACGAGCCTGATAgccttttgggcctttaaactatttttttttcctttttcttttcctatttcttattaaatcgtttatttacacgttttcgttttctaactatgtttcacgtgcttccataggaaaagtgatcactcgtcgtactatggtgatgacattcatgccgagatggacgatacttttgtcatctacatatgattttgatcgtatcctcccaagatttttatgtcatcgaacgaagatcgaaaaggaattcaacaagcaacttcatgcatgacgatcgatttgcagagcaatttacttatatgcggcctatttggcagaccaacaagtatgtttttcttaaagttgctgcttttgaagatatatatataaattatcgggcgctattagcctttttcatgtcttcttttccggcctttcttataacgccgatgagaccaaagagggatatgattcccctcttggtcgacgtttttcgtgtgacggtcctgggggagtcacgttattatttaaaaatgaaaatatcgatttcgtgtggtcgcctgagtgcaccgctgttttgggtgagatcatgagaatcgccgatatgtatcgattattttgtgaccatatacatcacaaccttctaattccggttacatacttgaatagtttcaattatttgaaacctatacaaccctcgtttcttatggatgcgtcgccatcgcgactgttatttgaatgtttgagttttcttaaactcatgtctataaacgataatctcaaggtctacgtactcatctatttgagttgattcattactctgatgcagcactatttgctgacaaaaagatcccaaaaataacgaattctatgggacacacttaaaagtgatttaatgaacgtctatgacgttgtattatcagagttgacattgatgcatactccacatcaaagaaacgcatgccatttttggcacctgtatctatttcttgagggaatttttgagatggaaacgtaacattctttcattctcaagtaagcacatttttgagcctcaggctaaggctccgcccaatccgatatgcaagattttgttgctacagacttttgattagtcaatctattttgactatgtcttctgcttactatttttcaagtatgatgttggcattgccatgtttcttgttcgactttagcttaagtcgtccattggaattggaagcttgtttgtgttgtattaaatattggcatattctataaaatttctcgtatttcttgtttacaagattgactcgtgagaattttatttgccttggcttagcatgtatggtcaacgtttgcaactcacgtggtttttaaattggccgcttttgggttacatgggaccccaatagcactatattgtgattttggaccttaaaatttggaaaacggacatcggaacgtcaaaattgacgtcgttttttccggttactgttccggcatttccggaacgttttccggcgtattcgccgccttccgaccattttccggcgtttccggcaccgccatccggttccggacggTGTTCCCTGTCGGACTtgaagttacggcctccataccggccaactccggccgccgccggccAGTTTTCCGGCGctcggtgccgccggcttccgacgagtttttccgacgaTTTTTTTTCCGTCGTTTCTTGTCATGTAATccgcatatttcagcagttcttgctgccaaGTTTTctcagtccaaatttcacccggttttgagttatattgacatggttttccagttaattttccggttttctccaagtcgtttcatagctcaaatgattttattattattggtgaccacccgcaccaattggatggtttttaccacccaaattgtttggtattcaactgctccaataccatgtttttccaactcttgagttgaagaatgtagttctattgccatgtgatacattcgatgggattgtcatttgtttcaatcccctctcttacaatatatcctacggcgtattgtgtagagaagttcactgcgttgttgactctcttaatcttcattttgagaatgtcccgccgtgaaatcgagtgtcttgctaattgcgtaaccacccacactgtcctacggcgcaggtagttgttttacggatctcgtgcggagattgtgttgtatatcttcgtgccttgctaagttttaaaggccattcatgccaatgatggattttcatcttgatatttgtgttaagaatggagaggaataaatctgtctgatttcattgacagtatctttttcaagcttcgacaggaGCTTTGTTAGCTTGCAGAcatagttttgcttgcctgcagcagtagtttatgtaactcaagattctttgaatcatgggttcggttttactgtcttctcggttttaatatgatcatttttggtcattttgaacaagatatgatgattcgagttctttgaaattcacattggaggaccacctcacccatgctccacacggtgaggtcaagcctatccgtgccatgcacggtgaggtcgagcctatccgtgccatgcacggtgaggccgagcctgcctatttcggcggctccatggcattaaggccgtcggtggcggcatcccctccttcacaggagcttgtgatgcctcccgtgtcttctaatgcctccatgacaatctctgatgccaatcgctcattttgcaaagcttgttcttttgctagatttcaaggaagtccttatttgctaatgctccaaccgagaacattccattcttacgaagtgtttaaggtgacattagtggaccctatccaaccgaatgcggacatttttcggtatttttatggtataggttaagagcatcgacgtgttggtcacacgtcgctttgctttccacaagaaacgctgcattcgctaaagtttttagctatgatcatcatcctaagggctcaccacccttcctatcctctcaaatctatttgattggatatcgttggagagttcacctccacgactttgatgatttcgttttgcttatctactgggatcgtcgttgaacatattattctttatgttcattcactgcacgatctagcagagctcggacttggttatgggtactaacctgccaatttttgcatggagatatgtaatgatgttgcatgcagcgacacttattcgtttcagacccacaacttgccaagcatttagtgcgtaccagatggtcactggatacggtcccaacgttcttttcactaacgcctatttggttaaagttatttatgtgcctctattgtagctatctcaatgggtctacttgaaatgattaagtattctggttggttatgatttatgaatcaccaacacttgtccgctatttccaatctacaaccgttgatctctatcctgcgatattagcagacggctactttgatgagacatacttcccgtcgttagggggagatatggaatgctcccattctggttttaacgccaggaattgacgtggtgtggcactatgtctcattaagatcccacactactcaaagtgagaaAATGTGCAaggcattatcgacctccagaaagtcaaagattcgatgctcaatgactctaccgatattgcaaaagtgacgagatcgcatataaatgctgtgatgtgccggtaaggttggaactctcagaatatgagagaatttcatatgacctggtcctagcaccgttggcaccatccctgacagtgggaaggaagccggcgatggcaccatcgtacgctgtggtgttgtcggcgcccgtggcattgcaccacaaaacaagggcggcaaacgcaaagatggactagtaagggtcatagcttcggtcttggctcctgcctagatgagggggagaccattattctctagaatcaaaactagaaagaagcgaagtgcgtaggcacaagtatttcgcccatcatcaagagatattctctaaacatgcgtatcaactaagtttatgtgggacgctacagactccttttgttgatgttagagaagaatagaaatctcacgaattgatcgtatacagcgcgcgcatgtgtttaatgtattgatctcccatgattgattatgtattcgcttatgctcttattccgttgtaaagcatcaacgatgagcaacttgaccgaagtggaaagaatcaatacaggctgaactagacttgttatgttggtcgttgtttgtaagtgtaatgagaaagatgaagtcatgcaatatatgcaggacttatggcgcaaagattgtctcattatcctagtattgagtacgatgagttatattctctcgttatggacataattgctttccgctacttgatcagtagtagtgtccatgaaaactgatttgcagcatatgatagtggtcatagaatatctgtaaagggatcttgacgcagatatgagagtgcccgagggactttaaatgccttcagaccacggagagcttatgtaatcagattgcgacgttcgagagaatgTAGttcaatcggttgcaagaactcatacccatatgtgttcatatgaagctaattcttgattctatattccatctaagtatagatgatgaagagattcaatgagctatacattcatacatgctagtgttgttgggacactattgctttcattatgacgtgatt containing:
- the LOC126794734 gene encoding uncharacterized protein LOC126794734 isoform X2, with translation MTCTAFNLTPSPLFRSTTTQIRNPHPTYHYGFTRKLKRCRFIPKATSLELPLLPFPLTEVLVPSESKTLHLYEARYLALLEESLSNCKKFFVHFVLDPIIIDDSLEEASFAARNGCLVYIENVERLELGALVSIRGIGRVKIIKFVQGDPYLKGVVIPVQDRVPDSVSRLSPKVMQVKEALCSLNSLEIKLKAPKDAPLQTEIANSLMWVEKELQVDYDLAFFPSLAERVSFAALQPVSGSSQSELLKLQQEKLKAMELKDTMHRLDNSLQFIKDNISMVAAKLAIQSVEMK
- the LOC126794734 gene encoding uncharacterized protein LOC126794734 isoform X1; amino-acid sequence: MTCTAFNLTPSPLFRSTTTQIRNPHPTYHYGFTRKLKRCRFIPKATSLELPLLPFPLTEVLVPSESKTLHLYEARYLALLEESLSNCKKFFVHFVLDPIIIDDSLEEASFAARNGCLVYIENVERLELGALVSIRGIGRVKIIKFVQGDPYLKGVVIPVQDRVPDSVSRLSPKVMQVKEALCSLNSLEIKLKAPKDAPLQTEIANSLMWVEKELQVDYDLAFFPSLAERVSFAALQPVSGCQSRPLIHAFVTPLSVLIRWCKTPKNVFNHASYSKSSYSESCSPSWSIGLFSARAWHV